The Culex pipiens pallens isolate TS chromosome 2, TS_CPP_V2, whole genome shotgun sequence DNA window cttaaaaattttaaaattcttaaaattcttaaaatttttaaaattcttataattcttaaaatttttaaaattcttaaaattccggaaattttttaaagttttttaaatattttttttaaacttttaaacttcttgaaatatctaaaattcctaaaaaaattaaattcttcaaaatcttaaaatttctgaaaaaaatatttttttttagtaaattaaattattcttcGAATTCTAAGCAAACTCACCTAAACTTGTGGTTAAACTGCTCGATGCGCGCGTGCAGCGACCGGCTGTACTTCCGGAAGGACACCGAAAACAGAAACTCCTCCTGGGCCGAATCGCGCAGCAGGAACGTCCCCTCGGGTTTCCCGTCCAGCAGCTTCTCCGCCTCGTACCGGTCCATCTTGCCCCAGTAGAAGCAGCAGCTGGTGATCTTCTGCAGGTCCGGAACCAGACAGTGAATGAAGTCGACCTGGTACGGGTTTGAGATTGAGGTTAGGTTTTTTGGGTTTTGTTTTTGGTGGGGAAAGTTTCGTCTCACCTGTGAGTGAACTCGAGGCATTTCTTCGGCGTGCATCAGATGCTGGTTCTGGAGCATGAGCCCGCGCTGGAGCAAACTCAGCGCCGACGAAGTTTCCGGCGAGCACACGAATGCAATCTGGTTGGCTTGGGCGACTCCGGCGGCACCGCCGACGGCACCCAGTGCCGTCCCACCGGTCAGCGTTCCGCCGGACATTAGGGCGCGGGGGGTGAAGTTTGGTGGCGCGTCGACGCCTTCGCGGATCTCCAGCTCGCGCTGCAACCGCGCCCGTTCGTCGCAGTCTTCCAGCGAGAACTCATCGCTGCTGTTGAACCTGTTTTGGAAGGGAGTAAGACACATTTGGTAACTTTTAGTCCCGGGCTCAAGGTGACACTTTGAGGATGGGATTCGCGGGAATTTTGCGGATTGCCGCGCAGTGCGCAGAACCAGAACAATTTCCCGGAACCcggaaaatacattttctcCTAATTAGTTCCAGCGAAATTTATTTACCTCGAGATGTCAAACATGCCGGCACCGGAAACGACAATCACCGAGTTGCCTCCGTGGTGGCCACCGGCGCCCAAACTGCCATACAGCGCCTGGGCCGTGTTGCCATCGATGCGGTGAATGATGGTCGTGGTCGTGCCCGGATGGTGATGCCCGTGATGCTCCGCCGGGAACAGGAATGCGTGgttctgctgttgctgctgcggtTGATTAGTGGCCGCTGTCGCCGTTcctccaccgccgccgccgggaCCACCGTTGGATGCCGACGTCGGTGCCTCCAAatggtgatggtggtggtgaaGTGCGGCCGCCGCGTGGTGATGTGGCATCAGTGCCAGCGAACTCGCCGACAGCGGATAGCCGTTGCTGGTGGGGATTGCCGGAATGTCGTCCACTTTGCGGTACGCGGTACAAACGCATGAATCCACCTGGAattgcgagagagagagagaaggggAATTAATATGAATTTCAACGGAACGACCACCACACACAGTGTGGAGGGAAAACTCAAAGTAAAACAAGATTAGACCGGAGAATTGTTTGAGTTGCAGAACGGTCAATTTACACACGGACCGTGTCCTtccagaaaatttgatttagctGCGAAACCGGATTAGAGCGAAAGTCTACGTTCACAATaggatatttttgaatttcaaatcatGTTCCGAAAAAATAACAGATATCGCAGCACGTCATGAGCAAATCTTCCTCCCACTTTTAAAAACCCATTTTCGCACCCCCAATTCCAACTAATTCATTAAACAAAtccaaacaaaaatacaaaaaaaaataaaaaaaactcctttcCCATATCAAACGCAACTTTGAGATGGAAATCTCACCTTGTGACGCCCAAACGACCGACCGATCATCTTCCGGGAAGAAAAAGGACACGCGCGCACGCAAAATTTTGCACTTCCAGAAAGGACGCGACGACGCCTTTGGAGCGGAAAATCTGGTCCACGGTAAATGGATTGACGACGAGGTGGCGTGGCGCGTGTTTGGATTTCAACGGGAATTCCCAAAAATTAATGTTATCCTTTTGGCGAAAGATTGTCATTGAGAACGTAATGTCGCTTGAGGTTGATTTTCGCTGTGGTTGACACTTTCGTGGTAAGAggaaattataataaaattccaGCAGTTGGCAATTTCTCAAAAGAAAAGCATTTTATGACCTTTATAAAGGTTACAATTTGAATTGGGGGTTCAACCCCAATACTTTAAAAATGGGTTTGTTCAGTCGGATGCGTTCATTATTATTCGCTTTCTTGTCAAAGTAGGCGTTATCAAAGCAAGCACAAAATATATGATGGGAAACTACCTTTCACAAAAATTATCATTGTAACAattaatttaatgttcttttttgaaaatgtagtgtttatggaaattttgaagtcaattttagtaagtttgaGTATTCTCAAAAAGTCATTGTAAACAAGGCTACGTTTTATACCAACATTGCTTTTGAGAACTTTGCTACGGAATGAGCCCTttacagcgatggaataatcatcatcaaaagaaaattattggacgttcatctagagaaaaaatccgaaaggagtatggctcttctctctcgcgcacgaatgatcggtaaaaggaatctaaaaaaatcatcttcttgattattcggcggaatatctatttcactactacactagcaagtgtaacgtcacacgtcgaaatatgacctgtcacattttgtagatgtgcaatgtgtgtaaacaaagtgaaatacatattttaagtgatcagattgattttcttggagaagttcgggagcgattttctttttcgtgatttgcctcctctctctttcgtgggtgaagaaagttcgcaagcgaaattgatttttttgcgattattccattccTTTATAGCTataacttttgtatttttttttaacctggCTGAAACTTTATGAGTGCCTTccgaaaccattttgcataatcatttttttaattttttttccatacacatTTGGCATACTAAAATAGcatgtttatttcaaaaatctgtatctaatGAAGGAAttgtttgatcgatttggtgtcttcgacataATGGTAGGTATAAATGAGGACCACACCGGAAAAAATATACAtgataatttttgttgattttcaaaaacacttgttatcactaaaaattgacaattccaagaaaaaaaaactatatttatttttttattttttgatatgtttgggggtgaaaaatttcaagaaaagaaAGGGAAAAAATCTTTCACCAAGTTACgaggattttcaaaaaatagcgaaatagtaactttaaaaaatctaagaaacggtaaaaaaaattaattgcatttttttatgtaaaatcaataaaaaaggacttaaattaaatttgactgaagtaaacagttttcaagttatagataTTTTGAggtaacttttaaaaaaagtttaagctttcaatttaaaaaaaaaatgtttttggtttTAGTTATTTTCGATCtacaaattatttcaattaaaacaagcagagaatttcacaaaattttctttttttatcatCTAAAATCGTACTTTTAGTTCGAGCGATAACACTGAGAAATTAtcatttttgctgttttttttatatttttgcatatctcagcaacccaagGCCATGTGAACATAGTTCAATCAAGCAAAATGCAGGGATTTCTAGCTTTTCGAAGATGGTGCataaatggtatgtaaatattcgtgttttaacaaagtttttatttttaataaaaagagtATATGAATTAGTGAGTTTCCCGCTGGAACGAACTACCAGTAGCAATCAAGCAGGAGAGACGATTCAACGCTTTCAAGAAAGCGATAGTTAGGGAAAACTAGTGTTAGCGATTACTCTGATTGCTAATTTTATTCGCTCCTAAAGTTTAATTCAGATCCACATTACCTCCTTGCCCTGGTATacagtgtaaactaacaggatatcgtttcaataaaattacaattacaattacaattacaattaaaaaaaactttcttaaaaatatttttttttcaattctttgatGAGACTATCAATTTTGCCAGTCATTTGAGAGAAATAAAACGGCCTATTTTCTTCCATACTACAATGGattctctcgttgtcgatattgaagggaccgtcgagagcgggaggtaaTCATAgatcgaaaaatcaaagcaagcaATATAATTGACAGCTTTTTTTCcagatattttaacaaaaatgtaaaaaacaaaaatttataaaacaaaatgacttttttgacaTAGAAGAAAATACACGGATCCAGAtttcattcattaaaaaatgATCAAGATAATATATTTGAGAAAAAGAAGAGAATTACTTATTATTTAGAAATAAGTttggaaaataaacaaaataaaacatatcATAAAACTTGACGCACCATTTGTTTCCACTTCCTAAAATTAATGGAGACACATGactcttagtttttttttgaataattcagaagtccacttaaaatacttctcaaaaccacaaataaataaaaagccctttcaattcacACTACCACACTCACCTTTTCCGATTCACTCCTCAGCAACCTTCCGGTGGCACCCCCGACAATCGAACTCGTCGTTGCACTACCGCTGCTTGCCATCGGTGCCGCCGAGGACGTcgtcgccgccgccaccaccgccgGAACCGCACTATTACTACTACTGGAACCACTACCGCTAGCTCCGGCCACTGCCGACGCCGCCGCCGACGACGACTTTGAGGCTCCCCTCAGTTTGGCACAGTTGAACTTGAGTCCCCAGTTGCCCTTTTTCGATTTGGCCCCGGTCGAGGACGTGCTGCTGGCCGCCACTGAACTCGAACCACTTTTCGACTGCTGCTGACtgctggtgttgttgttgttggcacAGCTGGCAGATCCGCGGCAGCACTTGCAGCCGCGTGACTTCTTGCCGGCGGATGTGAGCGAACTGAgcagcgtcgtcgtcgtcgagctCTGTTGTGGCGTCGGAGTcggcgtcgtcgtcatcgtcggagGCTGTCGACAGCATGTTGTGGTGGCGGATGATTTCGGGTTTGTTGCCGCTGACACgaccttcgtcgtcgtcgtcgtcgattctggggaagaagaagagaggaaaaaaatctcattaaaaCGGGACCAACATCGGCGTCGTCCTCGTCGGAGAAAGACACTTCCGGGAATGTGCGGTCGCTCTCGATGGTGGTGCTTGCTCCCAGCGATAAGCTTTTTCGGGTGAAAACTTGAGCGGCGAACGAAGAGCCCGAACCAACGCAACGTATCGTCACGAACTTTGTGCGTCCTAACCCAACAACCAAAAAAGGCTGATGAAAGTAAAAATAATACTATGAGACGCAACGGTTCGGTATTAGCATTTCTGATGGGACGGTGAACGGTTGGGACCAAGGATCTGGAACAAACGGCATCGTTCCATCAACGGATTCCCGGAAGCTGAGCTGAAGCTTTAACGCTTGTGTCAAAGCTGACCAGTTTTCTCTGGGGAATCGCGATaatttatcctttttttttaaatgaaacataTTTTGCGAAATTCCAGAAGTTTCTACTTTGTAGAAACAAAGTAGCAGAATCTTCATGAATTTTCCgcaaacttatttttataaCGTTATTGATCAATAAGAATGACAATAGACTCGACTATCTGACgtttcgattatcctaagttaTAAtggtacttcggataatcaaatcacctaaaaaaaagggtttttcatTGTCTTACCTTAAATATCAAATTAGTCTGTGACGTCACGCTTAATTAGTTTAAtgcaatgtttgaaaaagtgaACTCGTAAATCAAACACGATACAAAGCATTAAGAAACAAAGTTTTTAATGATAAATTAAATATGCTTTAATAATTAGATCAGAAACTATTGATTGAAATTTCTATCACTAcatcattcaaaaaaattcgcaattcgcaattttcagtgtaagaacgggccttgaccgatcttatgcactaggttccaacaaaacaatctaaacgcgaccttttaaaatttaaaaactttctcgatttaactcaaaatttataaaaaaatgttatttaaaaattatgcatttttttataaaacatcaaAGGGGAGGGGGGTCCAACAAAACGTGACGTTCTTTTCGAGGGGGCTGGAGCCAGCGTGACCATCGGAAAATCGAAGCTTCggttaatcgagtctggactgtactcaaatttttcacaaaatactgtttttttttttttcgaaaaaattcaaatgtttataatttgcaatatgggtttgaTACCCCCCGAAGCCAAATTGTGTATGCATTTtcgctttattagagtttttatcAAGCTTcgctgcaccgtgcggtacacgcggttcacttgcaccacgggtttgctttgcgcctgctttgttcggtttacacccgtacccgactctctcgagccgagggtattttggttcatcgtaccagcgcaccacgacactctcggttcgccgcgtcggttttgtgtctggcactcacccatggcatgaacccggtgtatgaaccaaggtgcttcactcgatacgagccgaggtacgtgccgtggtacgcgctggcggtacaaaacgggttcaatatcacggcgcgtaccacggcacgctgggttcatgccatgggtgagtgccag harbors:
- the LOC120431317 gene encoding uncharacterized protein LOC120431317 yields the protein MRIKWLSGLTFSGSKKESTTTTTKVVSAATNPKSSATTTCCRQPPTMTTTPTPTPQQSSTTTTLLSSLTSAGKKSRGCKCCRGSASCANNNNTSSQQQSKSGSSSVAASSTSSTGAKSKKGNWGLKFNCAKLRGASKSSSAAASAVAGASGSGSSSSNSAVPAVVAAATTSSAAPMASSGSATTSSIVGGATGRLLRSESEKVDSCVCTAYRKVDDIPAIPTSNGYPLSASSLALMPHHHAAAALHHHHHHLEAPTSASNGGPGGGGGGTATAATNQPQQQQQNHAFLFPAEHHGHHHPGTTTTIIHRIDGNTAQALYGSLGAGGHHGGNSVIVVSGAGMFDISRFNSSDEFSLEDCDERARLQRELEIREGVDAPPNFTPRALMSGGTLTGGTALGAVGGAAGVAQANQIAFVCSPETSSALSLLQRGLMLQNQHLMHAEEMPRVHSQVDFIHCLVPDLQKITSCCFYWGKMDRYEAEKLLDGKPEGTFLLRDSAQEEFLFSVSFRKYSRSLHARIEQFNHKFSFDSRDPGVYTASTVTGLLEHYKDPSCVMFFEPMLTYPLNRNFTFSLQQLCRATIVSNTTYDGINGLPLPKSLKSYLKEYHYRQRIRIRPLDEHLYSGI